In a genomic window of Helianthus annuus cultivar XRQ/B chromosome 10, HanXRQr2.0-SUNRISE, whole genome shotgun sequence:
- the LOC110886011 gene encoding WAT1-related protein At4g30420, with the protein MGDIESYKPVIVMVVMQFTYGAVSITTRASLLEGMNPRVFVFYRQAIATLIVAPIAYFSRSKTTRCCIGWKSFWLIFIAGLIGITISQMIFLEGLYLASSSAGSAIFNLVPAITFVAASIIGYEPINIRSLRTMAKIFGTIVCVTSAAAMALIKGPKLLNANLPSSNSLLLNSTEFDNLWLLGCLCIFGSSCCWSFWLIIQVQVTKSYPDHLSLSAWMCFITTVQSGTIILFTDPHLEAWKVTSYFQMGSLLYAATAGSGISIFAQSWIVQKRGPVFSAMFNPLNTVIVTIFASIFLREQIYVGSVVGAVGIVIGLYVVLWGKAKDLEEMKEQQEKKMMISQKDQTDVVRIMVDEANMEEPLLPKQTNKL; encoded by the exons ATGGGGGATATAGAGTCTTACAAGCCAGTAATTGTTATGGTTGTGATGCAATTTACATATGGAGCAGTCTCCATAACAACTAGAGCTTCTCTTTTGGAGGGTATGAACCCTAGAGTTTTTGTTTTCTATAGACAAGCCATTGCCACTTTGATCGTTGCTCCTATCGCTTACTTTTCAAG GAGCAAAACGACGAGATGTTGTATCGGATGGAAAAGCTTTTGGTTGATCTTTATCGCAGGTTTGATTGG GATAACAATAAGCCAAATGATATTCTTAGAAGGCTTATACTTGGCATCATCATCAGCTGGAAGTGCCATTTTCAATCTTGTTCCTGCCATCACCTTTGTTGCAGCCTCTATTATTGG ATATGAACCAATAAATATACGAAGCTTACGAACCATGGCAAAGATATTTGGGACGATCGTGTGTGTCACAAGTGCAGCTGCAATGGCACTCATCAAAGGCCCTAAACTACTAAACGCAAACTTGCCTTCATCGAATTCTCTATTGTTAAATTCAACTGAATTTGACAATCTTTGGCTTCTGGGATGTTTATGTATCTTTGGCAGCAGTTGTTGCTGGTCATTTTGGCTAATTATTCAG GTACAGGTCACTAAAAGCTATCCTGACCACCTATCATTATCTGCTTGGATGTGTTTTATAACGACGGTGCAATCTGGTACGATTATATTGTTTACGGACCCTCATTTGGAAGCTTGGAAAGTTACCTCATATTTTCAAATGGGATCTTTGTTATATGCG GCTACTGCTGGCTCGGGAATTTCCATATTCGCGCAATCGTGGATTGTCCAGAAAAGGGGTCCTGTTTTTTCAGCAATGTTTAATCCTTTAAACACAGTTATTGTGACCATTTTTGCATCTATATTCCTCCGGGAACAGATATACGTAGGAAG TGTGGTAGGTGCGGTTGGAATCGTGATTGGACTGTATGTAGTGTTGTGGGGTAAGGCTAAAGATCTCGAAGAAATGAAAGAACAACAAGAAAAGAAGATGATGATATCGCAAAAAGATCAAACGGATGTAGTTCGAATTATGGTTGATGAAGCTAACATGGAGGAACCCCTTCTgcccaaacaaacaaacaaattgtAA
- the LOC110886010 gene encoding WAT1-related protein At4g30420, whose product MGHVEFYKPIIVMIVMQFTYGAVSIITRASLLEGMNPRVFVFYRQAFATLVIAPVAYFSRSKITSCRIGWKSFWLIFLASLIGITTSQMIFLEGLYLASASAGSAIFNLVPAITFVVASIVGYEPINIRSLRTMAKIFGTIVCVTSAAAMALIKGPKLLNANLPSSNSLLLNSTEVNNLWLWGCLCLFGSSCCWSFWLIIQVPVTKSYPDHLSLSAWMCFMATVQSGIVLLFTDPHLEAWKITSYFQMGSLLYAAIVGSGISIFAQSWIIQKRGPVFSAMFNPLNTVIVTIFASIFLREQIYLGSAVGAVGIVIGLYVVLWGKAKDLEEMKEQQEKKTMLSQKDQIDVVRIMVDEANLEEPLLPKQTNKF is encoded by the exons ATGGGGCATGTAGAGTTTTACAAGCCAATAATTGTTATGATTGTGATGCAATTTACGTATGGAGCAGTCTCCATAATAACTAGAGCTTCTCTTTTGGAAGGAATGAACCCTAGAGTTTTTGTTTTCTACAGACAAGCCTTTGCCACTTTGGTCATTGCTCCTGTCGCTTACTTTTCAAG GAGTAAAATTACGAGTTGTCGTATTGGATGGAAAAGCTTTTGGTTGATCTTTCTGGCATCTTTGATTGG AATAACAACCAGCCAAATGATATTCTTAGAAGGCTTATACTTAGCCTCAGCATCAGCTGGAAGTGCCATTTTCAATCTTGTCCCTGCCATCACCTTTGTTGTAGCCTCCATTGTTGG ATACGAACCAATAAATATACGAAGCTTACGAACCATGGCCAAGATATTTGGGACGATCGTGTGTGTTACAAGTGCAGCTGCAATGGCACTCATCAAAGGCCCCAAACTTCTAAACGCAAACTTGCCTTCATCGAATTCTCTATTGTTAAATTCAACTGAAGTTAATAATCTTTGGCTTTGGGGATGTTTATGTCTCTTTGGCAGCAGTTGTTGCTGGTCATTTTGGCTAATTATTCAG GTACCGGTCACTAAAAGCTATCCTGACCACCTATCATTATCTGCTTGGATGTGTTTTATGGCGACGGTACAATCTGGTATAGTTCTATTGTTTACGGACCCACATTTGGAAGCTTGGAAAATTACCTCATATTTTCAAATGGGATCTTTGTTATATGCG GCTATTGTTGGTTCGGGGATTTCCATATTCGCGCAATCATGGATTATCCAGAAACGCGGTCCAGTGTTTTCAGCAATGTTCAATCCTTTAAACACAGTCATTGTGACCATTTTTGCTTCTATATTCCTTAGAGAACAGATATACTTAGGAAG TGCGGTAGGTGCGGTTGGGATCGTGATTGGACTGTATGTAGTGTTGTGGGGAAAGGCCAAAGATCTTGAAGAAATGAAAGAACAACAAGAGAAGAAGACGATGTTGTCGCAAAAAGATCAAATCGATGTAGTTAGGATTATGGTTGATGAAGCTAACCTGGAGGAACCCCTTTTgcctaaacaaacaaacaaattctAA